A stretch of the Elephas maximus indicus isolate mEleMax1 chromosome 3, mEleMax1 primary haplotype, whole genome shotgun sequence genome encodes the following:
- the LOC126074037 gene encoding olfactory receptor 7G3-like, with protein MKLENKTDIAEFLLLGLSENPELQPLLFGLFLTIYLVTMLGNLFIILAVSSDSHLHTPMYFFLSNLSFNDICFSTTTVPKMLVNIQTQSKSISYTGCLTQICFGLVFSGLENCLLAAMAYDRYVAICQPLRYTVIMHPYFCGLLILLSLFISIMNALLHSLMVLHLSFCIDLEIPHFFCELGQVLKLACSNTLINNILQYFVTSVWGGVTLLGIIFSYIQISSSILRIPSPGGKYKAFSTCGSHLSVVSLFYGTVFGVYLSSAATLSSRKTAIASVMYVIVTPMLNPFIYSLRNKDMMGALRKLFSRKSSSH; from the coding sequence atgaaattagaaaacaaaacagatataGCAGAATTCCTCCTCCTGGGCCTCTCGGAGAATCcagaactgcagcccctcctctttggGCTGTTCCTGACCATATACCTTGTCACCATGCTTGGAAATCTGTTCATCATCCTGGCTGTCAGCTcagactcccacctccacacccccatgtacttcttcctctccaacctgtccttcaatgacatctgtttcagcaccACCACAGTCCCCAAGATGCTGGTGAACATTCAGACACAGAGCAAATCCATCAGTTACACAGGCTGCCTCACCCAGAtctgctttggtttggttttctctggTTTGGAAAATTGTCTCCTTGcagcaatggcctatgaccgctacgtGGCCATATGTCAGCCACTGAGGTACACGGTCATCATGCACCCCTACTTCTGTGGCCTGCTGATTCTACTGTCCTTGTTCATTAGCATCATGAATGCCCTGCTCCATAGTCTGATGGTGCTGCATCTGTCCTTCTGCATAGACCTGGAAATCCCTCACTTCTTCTGTGAACTTGGTCAAGTCCTCAAGCTGGCCTGTTCGAATACCCTCATCAATAATATCCTACAATATTTTGTGACTAGTGTTTGGGGTGGTGTTACTCTCCTTGGGATCATTTTCTCTTACATTCAAATTTCCTCCTCCATTTTGAGAATCCCATCACCTGGTGGAAAATATAAAGCTTTTTCTACATGTGGGTCTCACCTCTCTGTTGTTTCCttgttctatgggacagtttttggGGTCTACCTTAGCTCTGCAGCTACTCTTTCCTCCAGGAAGACTGCAATAGCATCAGTGATGTATGTCATAGTCACGCCTATGCTGAACCCCTTTATCTACAGTCTGAGGAACAAGGACATGATGGGGGCTTTGAGGAAACTCTTCTCAAGAAAATCTTC